The Halobaculum magnesiiphilum genome contains the following window.
TGGGGATGCGGGAACGAGCCAGTCGAGGAAGTCGCAGGGGCGGATACCTCATGTGGCGAGCCGAGTCGGTCGTGCTCGCGGGCCCGGTTCGCAGTCTTAGCTCCGGTTCGGCTCCCCGATCGCATCGTCGAACTCCGTCAACTCCGAACGGGGCTCGTCATCGGACTCCGACCGGTCGTCACGGAGCGTCGTCGGGTCGCCTGCTCGCGCCGGCGTCGAGTTCGGCCCGTCGAACTCCTCGTTGAGGAGCGCGCCGACGAGGCCGCCGACGGCGCCGAGGGCGCCCCCGTACAGCGCGCCGACCAGCAGGAGCACGAGGAACAGGGCGAACGCGACGAGCAGCCCCGAGCGCTGGCCGGGGCCGACGATGACGAAAACCGACGCGATCAGCGTCGCGATGACGGCG
Protein-coding sequences here:
- a CDS encoding DUF5518 domain-containing protein, encoding MSSSDMTALKHAAIGAAVSLVTFFLPFSPVIGGGVAGYLHGPDRTEGAKVGGLSGLLAAVPGAVIATLIASVFVIVGPGQRSGLLVAFALFLVLLLVGALYGGALGAVGGLVGALLNEEFDGPNSTPARAGDPTTLRDDRSESDDEPRSELTEFDDAIGEPNRS